The following proteins are co-located in the Paenibacillus sp. JNUCC32 genome:
- a CDS encoding Ig-like domain-containing protein gives MSLNRKTTKIFLVVVMMLAMVFPTSVFAASGDVTSIEFDTNESKIYLTVNETTEQLRVLANIEGSSTKKDVTNETTWTSSNTRIVKVDGGLIVPLEKGTARITAKYKGAIKTIDVDVKFAIDEFKLDQPDKVEHKLGTEGLTVKALADGTNDVTTEAKWTTSDDSVLKVSKGELTLVGLGSATVTAEYKGLKASFTVKVVAPYQKLAIVPGEDQELLVGDAPVDLKVFAKQSETDAGTDVTDKVELKSSNTSVATIEDGKLKPVALGKSTISVSYLGSTAKLDVYVRNPYEALILDQTDFVKNPVLFMNDSITVKAKVRNAASQSIDVAGEWTSSNPLAVSVNGGVITARAKGTSTIKVSYLGISKEFTVKVYPTVTKFETEDTKVDVLKDESKSFPKVTGTLLDDEEEDFSSAVTWTSSDENVVTTEDGKIKGIDAGTATITGKIGSREVATLPVTVNEKVLVLLPDVEEYQLVIGRSNALPKVNAVFEDGEESDVTSSIEWSLTGSAAVIKDGTIKGLTKGSTTLKGTYLNKEVKIPVVVEQEVVKFVVDPENIDLNIKKSKSIKVTGYYSNGKTVSLSSKMNWSSSDTAIATVSRTSVKAVAEGKATITGSYQGKEVTVKVNVVPKMTKLIASEKKLNLKPGDVKTVTVTAEYDTGAKTSVGDTAVWTTSNSSVAKVTNGRIEAIAKGTARIKGQYNSKTVTITVSVK, from the coding sequence ATGAGCTTAAACAGAAAGACAACGAAGATTTTTCTTGTCGTTGTGATGATGTTGGCGATGGTTTTTCCAACCAGCGTATTCGCCGCCTCCGGGGACGTAACATCGATTGAATTTGATACGAACGAGAGCAAAATTTACTTAACCGTTAATGAAACAACGGAACAACTTCGCGTATTGGCTAACATTGAAGGATCTTCCACGAAGAAGGACGTAACCAATGAGACGACGTGGACTTCGTCCAACACGAGAATCGTCAAGGTTGACGGCGGTCTCATTGTTCCGCTGGAGAAGGGTACGGCCCGTATTACGGCAAAATACAAAGGCGCAATCAAAACGATTGATGTCGACGTCAAATTTGCCATCGACGAGTTCAAGCTGGATCAACCGGATAAAGTGGAGCACAAGCTTGGAACGGAAGGTTTAACCGTTAAAGCGTTGGCTGACGGAACGAACGACGTGACAACGGAAGCGAAGTGGACCACTTCCGATGACAGCGTACTGAAAGTAAGCAAAGGGGAACTGACCCTCGTAGGTCTGGGCAGCGCAACCGTGACTGCGGAATACAAAGGGCTCAAGGCGTCCTTTACGGTCAAAGTCGTCGCTCCTTACCAAAAGCTTGCGATCGTTCCGGGCGAGGATCAGGAGCTGCTAGTCGGTGATGCGCCTGTGGATCTTAAAGTATTCGCCAAGCAGTCGGAGACCGATGCGGGTACGGACGTAACGGACAAGGTAGAGCTGAAATCGTCCAACACTTCCGTAGCAACGATTGAGGATGGCAAGCTGAAGCCGGTGGCTTTGGGCAAATCCACGATCAGCGTGAGCTATTTGGGTTCGACTGCCAAGCTGGATGTGTATGTGCGCAATCCATATGAAGCTTTGATACTGGATCAGACGGATTTCGTCAAGAATCCGGTTCTGTTTATGAACGATTCGATTACGGTAAAAGCCAAGGTTCGTAATGCGGCTTCCCAATCCATCGACGTGGCCGGGGAATGGACCTCATCCAATCCGCTGGCGGTATCCGTCAACGGTGGCGTGATCACAGCAAGAGCCAAGGGAACCTCCACCATCAAGGTGAGTTACCTCGGAATCAGCAAAGAATTTACCGTTAAGGTTTATCCGACGGTAACCAAGTTTGAAACAGAGGACACGAAGGTGGACGTGCTGAAAGACGAATCCAAGTCCTTCCCTAAAGTGACGGGAACGCTTCTGGACGACGAGGAAGAGGATTTCAGCAGCGCGGTGACCTGGACTTCGAGCGATGAGAACGTGGTAACGACCGAAGACGGCAAAATCAAAGGTATCGATGCCGGTACAGCAACAATCACCGGTAAGATCGGTTCCAGAGAAGTAGCGACGCTGCCGGTTACGGTTAACGAAAAAGTGCTGGTGCTGCTGCCGGATGTAGAGGAGTACCAGCTGGTTATAGGCAGAAGCAACGCGCTGCCGAAAGTAAATGCCGTATTCGAGGATGGCGAAGAGAGCGATGTGACCTCTTCCATCGAATGGTCGCTGACAGGATCTGCGGCTGTCATTAAAGACGGTACGATCAAGGGCTTAACGAAAGGCTCGACAACGCTGAAAGGCACTTATTTGAACAAAGAAGTCAAGATTCCGGTCGTGGTTGAACAGGAAGTCGTTAAGTTTGTCGTAGACCCGGAGAATATTGACCTCAACATCAAGAAATCCAAATCGATTAAAGTTACAGGCTACTACAGCAACGGCAAAACGGTTTCGCTCTCATCCAAGATGAATTGGAGTTCTTCGGACACCGCGATTGCAACGGTATCCAGAACCTCCGTTAAAGCGGTTGCCGAGGGTAAAGCAACGATTACGGGTTCATACCAAGGGAAAGAAGTCACCGTTAAGGTAAACGTGGTTCCGAAGATGACGAAATTGATCGCCAGCGAGAAGAAACTGAACTTGAAGCCCGGTGACGTCAAAACCGTAACGGTTACGGCCGAATATGATACCGGCGCAAAAACGAGTGTTGGGGACACCGCCGTGTGGACAACCAGCAACTCCAGCGTGGCCAAAGTAACGAACGGACGCATTGAAGCGATCGCGAAGGGAACCGCCCGCATTAAGGGGCAGTACAATTCGAAGACCGTAACCATTACCGTCTCTGTTAAATAG
- a CDS encoding methyltransferase domain-containing protein, protein MLPDERQKKIWDQLWSREISYHWDSLSQTIYDKIMEVTGGIEGKRILEAGSGTGKISLRLAAEHAEVTLVDYSENALYNSRSAFYSAKVPGTFVLSDIREMRLPDQHFDLTWNAGVLEHFEEEERIAILREMKRVTKPGGTMLILTPFAECLPYRAGKEAAEQLGTWMYGMEHPASTLRNQFERCGITLIEESSIGFLDSLDFLDFIRDSQTVKHWLTMWYHRLPEYEKRNVPGYLLVSVGTVGPLPEAAERQCRQPFDDDLSPDEKLSRAQTIISSYHAKRNGSHYLSVYKDEEASYWYPLLPILDSLLVNRGAKVLDIGAAYGTLLMYSVLSGAQAHGLDHMADYWSVELEQDYGIRWSQCNVEAEDIPGNERYDIVLFTEVLEHMNYNPIPVLRKIHDKLMPGGSLLISTPWKRHFAPSRHDPDLLDMPYYRIGDGFVDAEMKYYSIDEIYVLAEATNFQVKSLEIYNGHILAWFLRTQQPGI, encoded by the coding sequence ATGCTGCCGGATGAACGCCAGAAGAAGATTTGGGATCAGCTATGGTCCCGGGAGATATCCTATCACTGGGATTCACTAAGCCAAACCATCTACGATAAGATCATGGAGGTTACAGGAGGCATCGAAGGGAAGCGAATACTCGAGGCCGGTTCCGGAACGGGCAAGATTTCGCTGCGCCTGGCTGCTGAGCATGCGGAAGTGACGCTGGTCGATTATTCCGAGAATGCGCTGTACAACAGCCGGAGCGCCTTTTACAGCGCCAAGGTTCCGGGCACCTTTGTTCTCTCCGATATTAGGGAGATGCGGCTTCCTGACCAGCACTTTGATCTAACCTGGAATGCGGGGGTGCTGGAGCATTTTGAGGAAGAAGAGCGGATCGCGATATTAAGGGAAATGAAACGGGTTACCAAGCCGGGAGGAACGATGCTGATCCTCACCCCTTTTGCGGAATGTTTGCCGTATCGTGCGGGAAAAGAAGCCGCCGAACAGCTGGGCACCTGGATGTATGGCATGGAGCATCCCGCCTCCACGCTCAGAAATCAATTTGAGCGGTGCGGTATAACGTTGATCGAGGAGAGCAGCATCGGCTTTTTGGACAGTTTGGATTTTCTTGATTTCATCCGGGATTCCCAGACCGTCAAGCATTGGCTGACGATGTGGTACCATAGACTCCCTGAATACGAGAAGCGCAATGTGCCCGGATACCTGCTCGTCAGCGTTGGAACGGTCGGACCGTTACCCGAGGCTGCCGAGCGGCAATGCAGGCAGCCTTTTGATGATGATCTATCGCCTGACGAGAAACTGTCCCGTGCCCAAACGATCATCTCTTCCTATCATGCCAAGCGGAATGGGAGCCACTATCTGTCGGTATACAAGGATGAAGAAGCCAGCTACTGGTACCCGCTGCTTCCGATCCTGGACTCGTTGCTTGTGAACCGGGGCGCCAAGGTGCTAGATATCGGCGCTGCTTACGGTACGCTGCTAATGTACAGCGTATTGTCCGGAGCTCAAGCACACGGCTTGGATCACATGGCGGATTACTGGTCCGTGGAGCTGGAACAGGACTACGGGATCCGGTGGAGCCAGTGCAATGTGGAAGCCGAGGATATTCCGGGAAACGAACGGTACGATATCGTTCTCTTTACGGAAGTGCTCGAGCATATGAACTACAATCCGATACCGGTTCTCCGCAAAATCCATGATAAACTGATGCCTGGCGGAAGCCTGCTCATCTCAACGCCGTGGAAACGGCATTTTGCGCCTTCTCGTCACGATCCTGATCTCCTGGATATGCCTTACTACCGGATAGGAGACGGTTTTGTTGATGCCGAGATGAAATATTATTCGATCGATGAAATATATGTACTCGCCGAAGCGACGAATTTTCAGGTGAAATCGCTGGAGATCTATAACGGTCATATACTTGCCTGGTTTCTGAGAACGCAGCAGCCTGGAATTTGA
- a CDS encoding glycosyltransferase, translating to MTTQGRRRVLIGSPVRQKPEILDHFLTSLLRLEQNSLELCYFFIDDNNDELSSARLSRFMKEVNRVVIHSAHTPDDHEYIRDETTHYWNDRLIWKVADYKNKIIQYALDLRFDYLFLVDSDLLLAPQTLIHLIATDKEIISEIFWTRWQPDSRPHPQVWLKDEYTQYEQQAGETLDEAQKEHRYQQFVSRLAEAGVYEVGGLGACTLISRRALVRGVNYKPIYNLSFWGEDRHFSIRAAALGFTLYVDTHYPAYHIYRESDLHHAGLFLKATDKTTSIPEVTRSCLEEREEGCLSPIDANRRTARPSLTLTMVLKNEGQRYLRQALERHRDYIDQAVIIDDASTDNTLDVCMEVLKGIPLRLISNEASLFHNEVELRKQQWRETLNVHPEWILNLDADEWFESSFTAELPSMLKQNEFDLYCFRLYDFWNETHYRDDEFWSSHRTYRPFLLRYRPEMKYCWKETPQHCGRFPANVFDLPHHLSAIRLKHYGWAKPEYRLEKLRRYRQLDPEAEFGSKEQYDSILEESPTLVEWME from the coding sequence ATGACGACCCAGGGGCGCAGACGCGTTTTGATCGGCAGTCCTGTACGGCAGAAACCGGAGATTCTGGACCATTTCCTAACCTCATTGCTGCGGCTGGAGCAAAATTCCTTGGAGCTTTGCTACTTCTTTATCGATGACAACAACGATGAATTATCCAGCGCCAGATTGAGCCGATTTATGAAAGAAGTTAACCGGGTGGTTATCCACAGCGCCCATACGCCTGATGATCACGAATATATCCGCGACGAGACAACCCATTATTGGAACGATCGATTGATTTGGAAGGTAGCCGATTATAAGAACAAGATCATTCAATATGCGCTTGACTTACGGTTTGACTATCTGTTTCTGGTCGATTCGGATTTGCTGCTGGCACCGCAGACCCTGATTCACCTCATCGCCACCGACAAAGAGATCATTTCGGAAATCTTCTGGACCCGTTGGCAGCCGGACTCACGCCCCCATCCCCAGGTGTGGCTCAAGGATGAATATACCCAATACGAACAACAGGCGGGCGAAACGTTGGACGAAGCCCAAAAGGAACATCGCTATCAACAATTCGTGAGCCGGTTAGCGGAGGCCGGCGTGTATGAAGTCGGCGGACTCGGAGCTTGCACTTTAATCAGCCGCCGGGCTCTTGTGCGCGGGGTTAACTATAAACCCATCTACAATTTGTCCTTCTGGGGAGAGGATCGGCATTTCAGCATTCGGGCGGCTGCGCTGGGGTTCACCTTGTATGTAGATACGCACTACCCGGCTTACCATATCTACCGTGAAAGCGATCTTCACCATGCCGGACTGTTCCTGAAGGCAACGGATAAGACTACATCCATCCCCGAGGTTACTCGAAGCTGCCTCGAGGAACGAGAAGAGGGCTGTCTCAGCCCCATTGATGCGAATCGCCGCACGGCCCGCCCATCGCTCACCCTGACGATGGTTCTGAAGAATGAAGGCCAACGCTATCTGCGGCAAGCGCTTGAACGGCATCGGGACTACATTGACCAAGCCGTTATTATCGATGATGCAAGTACGGATAACACGCTGGATGTATGTATGGAAGTTTTGAAGGGAATTCCGCTGCGTCTGATCAGCAACGAGGCATCCCTGTTTCACAACGAGGTTGAGCTGAGAAAGCAACAATGGCGCGAAACCTTGAACGTTCATCCCGAATGGATTCTGAATTTGGATGCGGACGAATGGTTTGAGTCTTCCTTTACGGCTGAGCTTCCTTCCATGCTGAAGCAAAACGAGTTCGATTTGTACTGTTTTCGGCTCTATGATTTTTGGAACGAAACCCATTACCGGGACGATGAATTCTGGAGCTCGCATAGAACCTATCGCCCTTTTCTTCTGCGTTACCGTCCCGAAATGAAGTATTGCTGGAAAGAGACGCCTCAGCACTGTGGACGGTTCCCGGCGAATGTATTCGATCTTCCCCACCATCTTTCAGCCATTCGCCTTAAGCATTACGGGTGGGCCAAACCGGAATACAGGCTGGAGAAGCTCAGGCGTTATCGTCAGCTTGATCCTGAAGCAGAGTTCGGCTCGAAAGAACAATACGACTCCATTCTGGAGGAATCGCCTACGCTTGTTGAATGGATGGAATAA
- a CDS encoding glycosyltransferase encodes MIAISLCMIVKNEEHHLNRCLSRIADIVDEIVVVDTGSTDRTKEIARAFQAAVYDFEWIDDFAAARNFAFSKATQDYILWLDADDVLLEEDRLKLIALKENLAPDIDSVTMLYHLSSDEFGNITFRLRRNRLVKRSRAFRWIGPVHEYLEVYGHVMNSDIAITHLSSNHDPDTGRNLRIYVQREAAGESFTPRDLFYYANELKDHRLFEKAIDYYERFLHTEKGWIEDVLSACSRLSDCHHELGNGQAAFESSLRSLQYAPPRSEFCCRIGYHFLEKNQYDTAIYWYKLATELELPPDYMGFHNPSFSTWLPHLQLAVCYDRIGAYAIANQHNEKALAYRPGDETMLANQEYFRNKLQELQRDDERQSS; translated from the coding sequence TTGATCGCTATCAGCCTATGCATGATCGTAAAAAATGAGGAACATCATTTGAACCGCTGTCTGTCCCGGATTGCAGACATCGTGGATGAGATCGTCGTTGTGGATACAGGCTCCACCGATCGCACGAAAGAAATCGCCCGGGCCTTTCAGGCGGCCGTTTATGATTTTGAATGGATCGACGATTTTGCGGCTGCGCGAAACTTTGCTTTTAGCAAAGCCACCCAGGACTATATCCTGTGGCTCGATGCCGACGACGTGCTGCTTGAAGAAGACCGGCTGAAACTAATAGCGCTTAAAGAAAACCTTGCGCCCGACATCGATTCCGTGACCATGCTCTATCATTTGAGCTCGGATGAATTCGGCAATATCACCTTCCGTCTGCGGCGCAATCGTCTTGTCAAACGGAGCAGGGCCTTTCGATGGATCGGGCCCGTCCACGAATATTTGGAAGTCTACGGTCATGTTATGAATAGCGATATTGCCATTACCCATCTCAGCTCGAATCATGATCCGGACACCGGCCGGAATCTCAGAATCTATGTGCAGCGCGAGGCAGCCGGCGAATCGTTCACCCCGCGGGATCTGTTCTATTATGCGAATGAACTAAAGGATCACCGTCTTTTCGAGAAAGCGATCGATTATTACGAACGATTCTTACATACGGAAAAAGGCTGGATCGAGGATGTTCTCTCGGCCTGCAGCAGGCTGTCCGATTGCCATCACGAGCTCGGAAACGGGCAAGCCGCATTTGAATCCTCTCTCCGATCCCTGCAATATGCGCCGCCGCGGTCCGAATTCTGCTGCCGCATCGGTTACCATTTTCTCGAGAAAAACCAATATGATACGGCCATCTACTGGTATAAGCTGGCTACCGAGCTTGAGCTGCCTCCGGATTACATGGGATTTCATAACCCCTCCTTCTCCACATGGCTTCCCCATCTGCAATTGGCCGTTTGTTACGACCGAATCGGAGCTTATGCGATTGCCAATCAGCATAATGAGAAGGCGCTTGCCTACCGACCGGGCGATGAGACCATGCTGGCGAACCAAGAATATTTTCGAAACAAGCTGCAGGAGCTTCAGCGTGACGATGAGAGGCAGAGCTCATGA
- a CDS encoding PhzF family phenazine biosynthesis isomerase: protein MKSINVLHYDAFSLQPNMGNPAGVVLNADELTDKEMQAIAHSVGFNETTFIVKSERADVRLRYFTPGHEMNLCGHATMASMYALKTKGLLPDKETVWIETRVGNLPIEFQDAQGKLTMKMKQDHPQFLPFEGDVERLAASMGLQREDLDFAMPIVYGSTGIWTLLVPIKGLEPFGRMVPHNAMFPDILTDNPKASLHPFCLETIDESSFMHARHFSSPYSGTVEDPVTGTASGVMGAYYLTYLNPEAPSARFIVEQGKEMGKDGRVDVQVNRFEETMDVYISGTAVFVKEFEVSYDS, encoded by the coding sequence ATGAAATCCATAAACGTACTTCATTATGATGCATTCTCCTTACAGCCTAATATGGGTAATCCTGCCGGCGTGGTCTTGAACGCAGACGAGCTGACAGACAAGGAGATGCAGGCCATCGCCCATAGCGTAGGGTTCAATGAAACGACCTTCATAGTAAAATCGGAGCGAGCAGATGTCCGATTAAGATATTTTACGCCCGGACATGAGATGAATTTGTGCGGCCATGCCACCATGGCTTCGATGTATGCCTTGAAGACCAAGGGGCTGCTCCCTGACAAAGAAACCGTGTGGATTGAGACAAGAGTGGGCAATTTGCCGATCGAATTTCAGGATGCCCAGGGAAAGCTAACCATGAAGATGAAGCAGGATCATCCTCAATTCCTGCCCTTTGAGGGAGATGTTGAACGCCTGGCAGCATCCATGGGTCTGCAACGCGAGGATTTGGATTTCGCAATGCCGATCGTATATGGAAGCACGGGAATATGGACATTGCTGGTACCGATTAAGGGGCTGGAGCCGTTTGGGCGGATGGTGCCTCATAATGCCATGTTCCCGGATATATTAACGGACAATCCGAAAGCTTCTCTGCACCCTTTTTGCCTGGAAACGATCGACGAGTCTTCGTTTATGCATGCCAGACATTTCTCTTCACCGTACTCAGGCACCGTCGAGGATCCGGTAACAGGAACCGCGTCAGGCGTAATGGGAGCTTACTATTTAACCTATTTGAATCCCGAGGCGCCCTCCGCACGATTTATCGTTGAACAAGGCAAGGAAATGGGGAAAGACGGTAGAGTCGATGTTCAAGTGAATCGCTTTGAAGAGACCATGGACGTCTATATTTCCGGTACGGCTGTATTCGTCAAAGAATTCGAGGTTAGCTATGATTCATAA
- a CDS encoding STM3941 family protein: protein MQEQEEIKIYPKVTKMLVGSLAFVLVGSGLVYGGLTSDNVFIVLIGIICALFFGMGLVFSIVKLVQSEPALLIHREGIVDKSSYASAGAVAWSEIKNIHIYQIKNEKFIGIDVYDPELLMSRHPAWKRKLMSLNKGMTGSAIHISASSISCNLYELFPLLYRRWNASKNLNTEMKEGQGL from the coding sequence ATGCAGGAACAAGAAGAAATCAAGATTTATCCCAAGGTGACCAAAATGCTGGTGGGTTCCCTGGCATTTGTGTTGGTAGGCAGCGGGTTAGTGTACGGAGGGTTAACCTCGGACAACGTCTTTATCGTATTAATTGGAATCATTTGCGCGTTGTTTTTTGGCATGGGACTGGTGTTTTCCATCGTCAAGCTTGTTCAATCGGAGCCGGCGCTCTTGATCCATCGGGAGGGAATCGTTGATAAATCCTCCTATGCGAGCGCCGGAGCCGTCGCGTGGAGCGAAATCAAGAACATTCACATCTATCAGATTAAGAATGAGAAGTTTATAGGGATCGATGTATATGATCCTGAACTTTTGATGTCCAGGCATCCCGCCTGGAAAAGGAAGCTCATGAGTTTGAATAAAGGCATGACGGGTTCTGCCATCCATATATCCGCATCAAGTATCTCATGTAATCTGTATGAGTTGTTTCCTCTGTTATATCGAAGATGGAATGCGTCCAAAAACCTGAATACGGAGATGAAGGAGGGGCAAGGGTTATGA
- a CDS encoding phosphotransferase family protein, which translates to MKTFKPEMTLDKAVSHLRQIEGEAVLNVTPIEMGELSKVFSYRKGDADYVIHFKDNGDSLHKVNKIYSMYGDQSLPIPRIHKIGSVGNIHYSISDKVPGTPISALEPAQIRGLVTDIVQQFMRILQIPIGESHEGFGWITPEGKAAHHSWLDYLTSVFDAEQEGFYHGWQSLYEHSFLEKAFFEEIYQTMIELVRYSPSERYLVHGDFHLGNMLGENENVTGIVDWEMAMFGDFMMDVSVIHMWYPMLGFPKRLQEAMEQQGERIPYFEERLLCYQLFRALDGLRFYAKKDDQGSYQFMKNHITSLLKG; encoded by the coding sequence ATGAAGACATTCAAGCCGGAGATGACTTTGGATAAGGCGGTGAGCCATCTCCGGCAGATTGAAGGAGAAGCGGTGCTGAATGTCACCCCCATCGAGATGGGAGAATTAAGCAAGGTATTCAGTTATCGTAAAGGCGATGCCGATTATGTCATTCATTTTAAAGATAACGGGGACAGCCTTCATAAAGTAAACAAAATCTACAGTATGTACGGTGATCAATCCTTGCCCATTCCTCGAATCCATAAGATCGGAAGCGTGGGGAATATCCATTACTCGATTTCGGATAAAGTACCCGGTACGCCGATAAGCGCTCTTGAGCCGGCACAGATTCGAGGGCTGGTTACCGACATCGTCCAGCAATTCATGCGGATCCTTCAGATCCCGATCGGGGAGTCCCATGAGGGGTTCGGGTGGATTACTCCCGAAGGCAAGGCTGCTCATCATTCATGGCTGGACTACCTGACGTCTGTATTCGATGCGGAGCAAGAAGGTTTCTACCATGGATGGCAGAGCCTGTATGAGCACAGTTTTCTGGAAAAAGCATTTTTCGAAGAGATCTACCAAACGATGATCGAACTTGTTCGCTATTCGCCATCGGAGCGCTATCTTGTCCATGGTGATTTCCATTTGGGCAACATGCTTGGAGAGAACGAAAACGTAACCGGTATCGTGGATTGGGAGATGGCCATGTTCGGCGATTTCATGATGGACGTCTCCGTTATTCATATGTGGTATCCGATGCTGGGATTTCCCAAGCGGCTGCAGGAAGCGATGGAGCAGCAGGGCGAGAGGATTCCTTATTTTGAAGAAAGGCTGCTGTGCTATCAGCTATTTCGTGCGCTGGACGGGCTTCGTTTCTATGCGAAGAAGGATGATCAGGGCAGCTATCAGTTCATGAAGAATCATATCACCTCATTATTAAAAGGATAG
- a CDS encoding methyltransferase domain-containing protein — translation MGTSNWQNLSYCVDLIRYVAPKSVLDIGVGFGRWGMICREYLDVWEGRVFRAYWNTRIEGIEIYPVNIDTYHECFYNKIHVADAYDHLQTQVQPGQFDLIILGDVLEHFTKERALILLQTCIEKSRFVLLNIPIGTDWPQGAEYGNEFETHLSEWTTEELDRFPVADKRHFKDYINRDFSTYLFSMPRK, via the coding sequence ATGGGGACGTCAAACTGGCAGAATTTATCGTATTGCGTGGATCTGATCCGCTATGTAGCTCCCAAGTCCGTTCTGGATATCGGGGTAGGTTTTGGCCGCTGGGGCATGATCTGCCGGGAGTATTTGGACGTATGGGAAGGACGCGTATTTCGCGCGTATTGGAACACGCGGATCGAAGGAATCGAGATTTACCCTGTCAATATCGATACCTACCACGAATGCTTCTATAATAAAATCCACGTTGCGGATGCTTACGATCATCTGCAAACGCAAGTCCAGCCGGGACAATTCGATTTAATCATTCTGGGTGACGTTCTGGAGCATTTTACAAAAGAGCGGGCGCTCATCCTGCTGCAGACCTGCATTGAAAAATCCCGCTTTGTCCTGCTTAATATTCCGATTGGAACAGACTGGCCGCAGGGCGCTGAATACGGCAATGAGTTCGAGACCCATTTGAGCGAGTGGACAACAGAGGAACTGGATCGTTTTCCCGTAGCTGACAAGAGGCATTTTAAGGATTACATTAACCGTGATTTCTCCACGTATTTGTTTTCGATGCCAAGGAAGTAG
- a CDS encoding TIGR01777 family oxidoreductase, whose translation MKKIVLAGGTGFIGTYLAKKFTNELQAQVLMISRRQGHIAWNDREAIVAALEGADMLINLAGKSVNCRYNETNKELILKSRTETTNILGSAVEACRIPPRTWFNSSTATIYRHAEDKPMTEEQGEIGEGFSVEVAKEWERAFFSFRLPQTRQIALRIAIVLGPGGGVMTPYVNLVKFGLGGVQGTGKQRFSWIHVEDLYRMILFLQEKEELSGVFNGASPYPVTNKELMEQLRLALNRRIGLPSPKWLLEIGAGLIRTETELVLKSRWVIPDRLCKAGFHFAYDTLNKALADILKR comes from the coding sequence ATGAAAAAGATCGTTTTAGCTGGTGGAACTGGTTTTATCGGAACTTATCTTGCGAAAAAATTCACGAATGAGCTGCAAGCACAGGTACTTATGATCTCCCGACGGCAGGGTCATATCGCATGGAACGATCGCGAGGCCATCGTCGCTGCCTTGGAGGGGGCGGATATGCTCATTAATTTAGCGGGCAAATCCGTTAATTGCCGTTACAATGAAACCAACAAGGAGCTTATTCTGAAATCGAGAACAGAGACAACGAACATACTCGGCAGCGCCGTCGAGGCCTGCCGTATTCCTCCGCGAACCTGGTTTAATTCCAGCACGGCCACGATTTATCGCCATGCCGAAGATAAGCCGATGACGGAGGAGCAGGGCGAGATCGGCGAAGGCTTCTCCGTCGAGGTTGCCAAGGAATGGGAGCGCGCTTTCTTCTCATTCCGATTGCCTCAGACGAGGCAAATCGCCCTGCGCATTGCCATTGTGCTGGGACCTGGCGGAGGCGTTATGACGCCTTATGTTAACTTGGTAAAATTCGGGCTCGGCGGCGTTCAAGGTACGGGGAAGCAAAGGTTCAGCTGGATTCATGTGGAGGATCTGTACCGCATGATTCTGTTTTTGCAGGAGAAGGAAGAGCTGAGCGGGGTTTTCAACGGTGCTTCTCCCTATCCGGTGACGAACAAGGAACTGATGGAGCAGCTTCGGCTTGCGTTGAATCGCAGAATAGGATTGCCGTCGCCTAAATGGCTGCTTGAGATAGGGGCCGGGCTTATTCGTACGGAAACGGAACTCGTGCTGAAGAGCCGCTGGGTGATTCCGGACAGACTCTGCAAGGCAGGTTTTCATTTTGCGTACGATACGCTGAATAAAGCACTGGCCGACATCTTGAAACGATAA
- a CDS encoding GNAT family N-acetyltransferase, which yields MNQEFTIVEIDRLDTDTHHQLTELLIRVVEDGASVGFLAPLSYDEASAYWKDALGAGVTLWAAMQDGKMIGTVQLQCATKANGRHRAEVAKLMVDPASRRGGIGRTLMLHLEPKAKAEGRTLLVLDTREGDPSNKLYQSLGYIQAGVIPDYAISSNGELAGTVLYYKRI from the coding sequence ATGAATCAGGAGTTTACGATTGTGGAGATCGACCGATTAGATACCGACACGCATCATCAATTAACGGAATTATTGATTCGGGTTGTAGAAGATGGGGCCTCGGTGGGATTCTTAGCTCCGCTGTCTTATGATGAAGCTTCCGCTTACTGGAAGGATGCGCTTGGCGCAGGGGTTACCCTGTGGGCAGCCATGCAGGATGGGAAGATGATCGGCACGGTTCAATTGCAATGCGCAACGAAAGCGAATGGCAGACACCGGGCCGAGGTGGCGAAATTGATGGTAGATCCGGCTTCCCGCCGCGGAGGTATCGGCAGAACGCTGATGCTGCATCTGGAGCCGAAAGCCAAGGCAGAGGGCAGAACCCTATTGGTCTTGGATACCCGGGAGGGGGACCCTTCCAACAAGCTGTATCAGTCTCTGGGTTACATCCAAGCTGGAGTTATACCCGATTATGCCATATCCTCTAACGGTGAGCTTGCCGGAACGGTGCTGTATTACAAGCGCATCTAA